A single Pseudodesulfovibrio aespoeensis Aspo-2 DNA region contains:
- a CDS encoding sensor domain-containing diguanylate cyclase, whose product MNLSMDVNWLLNECSDPYTLERLFYVERYAWLSLSPDMCAVISIDGQFEDVNTHWERTTGISREKLQGAYLIEHIHFDDRERALADMQRLITSDIGSTTFSFRFLCKGERHVELNWNVIFSPDHNAYFCTVLDPARDADRLAYTDVLTGLKNRLALGRDLPSVLAQAQEADSRVAVLFIDLDGFKAVNDTLGHKAGDTLLVRAARRMNYVVGQQGDTYRPGGDEFVVVIPKADRDIVAGIAGQLVERLRAQYIIENKRVNTGASLGIALYPTDGETAEKLMEAADRAMYLVKRGGKNNFAFHIDGLGDEPCLD is encoded by the coding sequence ATGAACCTCTCCATGGATGTAAACTGGCTCCTCAACGAATGTTCAGACCCCTATACCCTTGAACGGCTCTTCTATGTCGAGCGGTACGCGTGGCTTTCGCTCTCGCCCGACATGTGCGCCGTCATCTCCATCGACGGCCAGTTCGAGGACGTGAACACCCACTGGGAGCGCACCACCGGCATCAGCCGGGAAAAGCTCCAGGGCGCGTACCTCATCGAGCACATCCACTTTGACGACCGCGAGCGTGCCCTGGCCGACATGCAGCGGCTCATCACCTCGGACATCGGCTCCACCACCTTTTCGTTCCGTTTCCTGTGCAAGGGCGAAAGGCATGTGGAGCTGAACTGGAACGTCATTTTCTCCCCCGATCACAACGCCTATTTCTGCACCGTGCTCGATCCGGCCAGGGACGCCGACCGGCTGGCCTACACCGACGTGCTCACCGGCCTGAAGAACCGGCTGGCACTGGGCAGGGATCTGCCCAGCGTCCTGGCCCAGGCGCAGGAGGCCGACTCCAGGGTGGCGGTCCTGTTCATCGATCTCGACGGATTCAAGGCGGTCAACGACACCCTGGGCCACAAGGCGGGCGACACCCTGCTCGTGCGGGCCGCGCGGCGCATGAACTATGTGGTGGGTCAGCAGGGCGACACCTACCGTCCGGGCGGCGACGAGTTCGTGGTGGTCATTCCCAAGGCGGACCGCGACATTGTGGCCGGGATAGCCGGACAGCTGGTGGAGCGGCTGCGGGCCCAGTACATCATCGAGAACAAGCGCGTGAACACCGGCGCGTCCCTGGGCATCGCCCTCTACCCCACCGACGGGGAGACTGCGGAAAAACTCATGGAAGCGGCGGACCGGGCCATGTATTTGGTCAAGCGGGGGGGCAAGAACAACTTCGCCTTCCATATCGACGGCCTGGGCGACGAGCCCTGCCTGGACTGA
- a CDS encoding ATP-binding protein: MRDNSGETQGARGQAMTNPRSLSRRVTLVQTAVITAVVLLFSTATISWNAYRLTRQLDDRIAQTLKLAETTLSTAVWQLDHDAARDILDAVFMDEAVVFAQVVAGQETVAEKTRPPFSRLNADEVGNPPCCLSRTTVIKKYGEPIGSFNLVVSKAPVRRDILVNAGSTLALALALILILVITQATLHFARKRLIIPLQRLEASATAIAEGNLDIPVDTSPDCELRNLTRAFEDMRESMRHLIKDLQTANAKLEDHRAHLETTVRERTEELEHKNDSLNTALDELRNATLVAERANLAKSRFLSSMSHEIRTPMNAVLGMAEILGETELTPDQTRYVQIIRAAGESLLAILSDIIDLSRIETGSLRLDETRFTLSETVDKAFAIIEPRAGQKSLELVCTLAPDVPNRLTGDPKLLTQVLVHLLGNAVKFTEGGTVRLSVSRAPGRDGGVAVQFSVSDTGPGIPADRLGAIFDSFTQANNSTTREHGGAGLGLTISKRIVHMMGGRIWAESSVGLGSTFHFTAVFGNASDTETLRADLLCRDEDRGAPSDLPPLPASSILMLEDSRYNAFVIETYLKDTPCRLTVAENAEKGLELFRQGGFDLVLMDIQMPGMDGCDATRTIRQWETRQGLPATPVVALTAYVLDSDVKQCLLAGINHHLAKPVKKSALYDIITKFVRSGQ; the protein is encoded by the coding sequence ATGCGCGACAACTCCGGAGAGACACAGGGAGCCAGGGGGCAGGCCATGACCAATCCGCGTTCGCTCAGCCGGAGAGTGACCCTGGTGCAGACCGCCGTGATCACGGCGGTGGTGCTCCTCTTCTCCACGGCCACCATATCCTGGAACGCCTACCGCCTCACCCGCCAGCTCGACGACAGGATCGCGCAGACCCTCAAGCTGGCCGAGACCACCCTGTCCACCGCCGTGTGGCAGCTGGACCATGACGCGGCCAGGGACATCCTCGACGCCGTGTTCATGGACGAAGCCGTGGTCTTTGCCCAGGTGGTGGCCGGGCAGGAGACCGTTGCGGAAAAGACGCGCCCACCTTTCTCCCGGCTCAACGCCGACGAGGTTGGAAATCCGCCGTGCTGCCTGTCCAGGACAACCGTCATCAAAAAATACGGCGAGCCCATCGGCAGCTTCAACCTCGTGGTCTCCAAGGCCCCGGTCCGCAGGGACATCCTGGTCAACGCGGGCTCGACCCTGGCCCTGGCCCTGGCCCTGATCCTGATCCTGGTCATCACCCAGGCCACGCTCCATTTCGCCCGCAAGCGGCTGATCATCCCCCTGCAGCGGCTGGAGGCATCGGCCACGGCCATTGCCGAAGGCAACCTGGACATTCCGGTGGACACCTCGCCCGACTGCGAACTGCGCAACCTGACCCGCGCCTTTGAAGACATGCGCGAGTCCATGCGCCACCTCATCAAAGACCTCCAGACGGCCAACGCCAAGCTTGAAGACCACCGGGCCCACCTCGAAACCACGGTCAGGGAGCGCACCGAGGAACTGGAGCACAAGAACGATTCCCTCAACACCGCGCTGGACGAGCTCAGGAACGCCACCCTGGTCGCCGAGCGGGCAAACCTTGCCAAGAGCCGGTTCCTCTCCAGCATGAGCCACGAAATCCGGACCCCCATGAACGCGGTCCTCGGCATGGCCGAGATCCTGGGCGAGACCGAACTGACGCCGGACCAGACCCGCTATGTCCAGATCATCAGGGCAGCGGGCGAAAGCCTGCTCGCCATCTTGAGCGACATCATCGACCTGTCCAGGATCGAGACCGGCAGCCTGCGCCTCGACGAGACGCGCTTCACCCTTTCCGAGACCGTGGACAAGGCGTTCGCGATCATCGAACCCAGGGCGGGGCAGAAATCACTCGAACTGGTCTGCACCCTGGCCCCGGACGTGCCCAACAGGCTGACCGGCGATCCGAAGCTGCTGACGCAGGTGCTCGTTCACCTGCTCGGCAACGCGGTCAAGTTCACCGAGGGCGGCACGGTGCGTTTGAGCGTGTCGCGTGCGCCGGGCAGGGATGGCGGGGTTGCGGTGCAGTTCTCCGTGTCCGACACCGGCCCCGGCATCCCGGCAGACAGGCTGGGCGCAATCTTCGACTCCTTCACCCAGGCCAACAACTCCACCACCAGGGAGCACGGCGGCGCCGGGCTTGGCCTGACCATCAGCAAGCGGATCGTCCACATGATGGGCGGGCGCATCTGGGCCGAAAGCTCTGTCGGCCTCGGCAGCACCTTCCACTTCACCGCCGTCTTCGGCAATGCCAGCGACACGGAAACACTCCGGGCCGACCTCCTATGCAGGGATGAGGACAGGGGCGCGCCGTCCGACCTTCCGCCCCTGCCCGCCTCGTCGATCCTGATGCTGGAGGACTCCCGGTACAACGCCTTTGTCATCGAGACCTACCTCAAGGACACCCCCTGCCGCCTGACCGTGGCCGAAAACGCCGAGAAAGGACTTGAGCTGTTCCGCCAGGGCGGGTTCGACCTGGTGCTCATGGACATCCAGATGCCAGGCATGGACGGCTGCGATGCCACCCGCACCATCAGGCAGTGGGAGACCCGCCAGGGCCTGCCCGCGACCCCGGTGGTGGCCCTGACCGCCTACGTTCTGGACAGCGATGTCAAGCAGTGCCTCCTGGCCGGGATAAACCACCACCTGGCCAAGCCGGTGAAAAAAAGCGCCCTCTACGACATCATCACCAAATTCGTCCGATCCGGCCAGTGA
- a CDS encoding YqiA/YcfP family alpha/beta fold hydrolase — protein MNDPCLIWCHGALATPWGNKSRSLADTAKRLGLAMEAMDFQDLDDPDQRVGRLAAKLGKEGRPAILAGSSMGGYVAAAASIRADVRGLFVLAPAFYLHGYAVQDFAGLRENVAVVHGWRDEVVPVSNAIRFARHHAAALHVFDDDHRLADSLDEINALFARFLETALAREKP, from the coding sequence ATGAACGACCCCTGTCTGATCTGGTGCCACGGCGCTCTCGCCACGCCCTGGGGGAACAAGAGCAGATCGCTGGCCGACACGGCCAAGCGGCTCGGACTCGCCATGGAGGCCATGGACTTCCAGGATCTGGACGACCCGGACCAGCGGGTCGGGCGGCTCGCGGCGAAGCTCGGCAAGGAAGGCAGACCGGCCATCCTCGCCGGGTCGAGCATGGGCGGCTATGTGGCTGCGGCGGCCTCGATCCGGGCAGACGTGCGCGGCCTCTTTGTCCTGGCCCCGGCCTTCTACCTGCACGGCTACGCGGTCCAGGACTTCGCTGGGCTGCGGGAGAACGTTGCCGTGGTCCACGGCTGGCGCGACGAAGTGGTGCCGGTGAGCAACGCCATCCGCTTCGCCCGGCACCACGCAGCGGCCCTGCATGTTTTTGACGACGATCACCGCCTTGCGGACAGCCTGGACGAAATCAACGCCCTCTTTGCCCGGTTCCTCGAAACAGCCCTGGCACGGGAAAAACCATGA
- a CDS encoding rhodanese-like domain-containing protein: MTSRPTRSLAETRMAATRMIRPLLAAVLMAILVTMTPSLVAAQQENFPLRAYYPEVPYITTADLLVGYDDIMVLDIRSRFEHDVANINKAILLPLNDPDFADKLEKLRPKTSDTAMAFYCNGHSCAKSYQAVQVALSLGFNNVCVYDGGIFDWIDAAPDKATLMGETPARADRVIAPVEYLTRLLDYDAFVEKAREKDVVVIDIRDPFQRDVIPNIDTVKPIPLDPLLNLVVSRIWTEKHLLFFDAVGSQVRWLQYFLESYGYFEYSFLKGGIEAIANDPDKIRPVIETNRSIVSNQEMLLKLTGDLRLDNSDRKILGYLLANVKFNNYIVVDMATAGKALGVSRDLLMASVQKLTRYRYATHSTMQDTLIVQVDPRLGWKGRVGDKAWDDTMSEFEKQVQQ; this comes from the coding sequence ATGACGTCTCGCCCGACACGCTCCCTGGCCGAAACCCGCATGGCCGCAACCCGCATGATCAGACCCCTGCTGGCCGCCGTCCTGATGGCGATCCTGGTCACGATGACACCCTCCCTGGTCGCCGCCCAGCAGGAGAACTTCCCCCTGCGGGCCTACTACCCGGAGGTGCCCTACATCACCACCGCCGACCTCTTGGTCGGCTACGACGACATCATGGTCCTCGATATCCGCTCGCGGTTTGAACACGATGTGGCCAACATCAACAAGGCCATCCTCCTGCCCCTCAACGACCCGGACTTTGCCGACAAGCTCGAAAAACTCCGGCCCAAGACCTCGGACACGGCCATGGCCTTCTACTGCAACGGCCACTCCTGCGCCAAGAGCTACCAAGCGGTCCAGGTGGCCCTCTCGCTCGGTTTCAATAACGTTTGCGTCTACGACGGCGGCATCTTCGACTGGATCGACGCGGCCCCGGACAAGGCCACCCTCATGGGTGAGACCCCGGCCAGGGCCGACCGCGTCATCGCGCCGGTGGAATACCTGACCCGGCTGCTCGACTACGACGCCTTCGTGGAAAAGGCGCGGGAAAAGGACGTGGTGGTCATCGACATCCGCGACCCCTTCCAGCGCGACGTGATCCCGAACATCGACACCGTCAAGCCCATCCCCCTCGACCCGCTGCTCAACCTGGTGGTCTCCCGCATCTGGACCGAGAAGCACCTCCTCTTCTTCGACGCCGTGGGCAGCCAGGTGCGCTGGCTCCAGTATTTTCTCGAATCCTATGGCTATTTCGAATACTCGTTCCTCAAGGGCGGGATAGAGGCCATCGCCAACGACCCGGACAAGATCAGGCCGGTCATCGAAACCAACCGCTCCATCGTCAGCAACCAGGAGATGCTGCTCAAGCTCACGGGCGACCTCCGCTTGGACAACAGCGACCGGAAGATTCTGGGCTACCTGCTGGCCAACGTGAAATTCAACAACTACATTGTGGTGGATATGGCCACGGCGGGCAAGGCCCTTGGCGTGTCGCGCGATCTCCTGATGGCCTCGGTGCAGAAACTGACCCGGTACAGGTACGCCACCCACTCCACCATGCAGGACACCCTCATCGTCCAGGTGGACCCGAGGCTGGGATGGAAGGGACGGGTCGGCGACAAGGCGTGGGATGACACAATGAGCGAATTTGAAAAACAGGTGCAGCAGTAG
- a CDS encoding ABC transporter substrate-binding protein, with protein sequence MPSSLRHAVALLWLAAALLLAPASALAQEKTSVVLHWLPQAQFAGFYMAEAKGFYAEEGVEVTLIHGGPDILASEYLESGRADFATLFLSSALQRRATLPIINVGQFVQHSALMLITKTADNIETIDDLNGKKIGLWANEFQIQARALFRQRGLKVTVVPQSESLDLFMRGGVQAASGMWYNEYHTLLSYGMEESELKPFFFSSYGLDFPEDGLYCLEVTANTRPTLAQAVVRATVKGWQYAFGNHEETIEVVMKRMAEAGVAASRPHQRWMLKRMENIINSDKVPAMGVLRQEDYEQVKQTLIDTGFIDAAPIFPEFYRGPVR encoded by the coding sequence ATGCCATCATCACTCCGACATGCGGTAGCCCTGCTGTGGCTCGCGGCGGCCCTGCTGCTCGCGCCCGCGTCCGCCCTGGCCCAGGAAAAGACCTCCGTGGTCCTGCACTGGCTGCCCCAGGCCCAGTTCGCCGGGTTCTACATGGCCGAGGCCAAGGGGTTCTACGCCGAGGAAGGGGTGGAGGTGACCCTGATCCACGGCGGACCGGACATCCTGGCCAGCGAATACCTCGAATCGGGCCGGGCCGATTTCGCCACCCTGTTCCTGAGCTCCGCGCTCCAGCGGCGCGCCACCCTACCCATCATCAACGTCGGCCAGTTCGTGCAGCATTCAGCCCTCATGCTCATCACCAAGACCGCTGACAACATCGAGACCATCGACGACCTGAACGGCAAAAAAATCGGGCTGTGGGCCAACGAATTCCAGATCCAGGCGCGCGCCCTGTTCCGCCAGCGGGGCCTGAAGGTCACGGTGGTGCCCCAGTCCGAGTCGCTCGACCTGTTCATGCGCGGCGGGGTCCAGGCAGCATCGGGCATGTGGTACAACGAATACCACACCCTGCTCTCCTATGGCATGGAGGAGAGCGAACTCAAGCCGTTCTTCTTCAGCAGCTACGGGCTTGATTTTCCCGAGGACGGCCTCTACTGCCTCGAAGTAACGGCCAACACCCGGCCCACGCTGGCCCAGGCCGTGGTCCGGGCCACGGTCAAGGGATGGCAGTACGCCTTCGGCAACCATGAGGAAACCATCGAAGTGGTCATGAAACGCATGGCCGAGGCCGGGGTGGCGGCCAGCCGCCCCCACCAGCGGTGGATGCTCAAGCGCATGGAAAACATCATCAACTCGGACAAGGTCCCGGCCATGGGCGTGCTGCGCCAGGAGGACTACGAGCAGGTCAAGCAGACCCTCATCGACACCGGCTTCATCGACGCCGCGCCCATCTTCCCCGAATTCTACAGGGGGCCGGTCCGATGA
- a CDS encoding SpoIIE family protein phosphatase, which yields MKRHGIAYRLATLILSCAFVILAAILGYNYAYSRAIILRQSETNSRHLAQETASRIDSVLLSVQKVANNIAYALEDTSLSKDDVLKLNKRVIANNPEIYGMAIAFEPYAQEPEKLYFAPYHFRSGGRIAFTMLGNPDYRYFYMDWYQIPKELEQPIWTEPYNDQGGGGVVMATYAVPFFRHENGKKVFAGVVTADISLEWLQDMLDDIHIFDTGYAFLLSRQGTFIAHPNRKLIMNQTIFSLAEEMEAPAFRQIGREMTAGGNAFVQIDESVFGTERYLFHAGLEYGGWSLGILFPKSEMLADVHRLSNVMTLIGLAGFVLLALVITAIARRITKPLTELSESALQIASGNLDLMLPEVDSNDEVGDLASSFKIMKTSLKEYIANLTNTTAAKERIESELRIAREIQMGILPKLFPAFPDRTEFEVFASIEPAKEVGGDLYDFFFVDDTHFCFLVGDVSGKGVPAAFFMAVTKTLLKVVAEKGLDPGQILSKVNADLASENESCMFVTLFLAIIDIETGETRYANAGHNPPILLPCGGEPQWVPPFGEPVAGIMDGMEYSTKTMTMEPGDILFIYTDGVTEAMDPEQTLYSEDRLMRTVAEIPDRLAPALVKTVNDSVLRFARGAEQSDDITMLAMQYCGKCKK from the coding sequence ATGAAACGACACGGCATCGCCTACCGGCTGGCGACCCTCATCCTGTCCTGCGCCTTTGTCATCCTGGCAGCCATCCTGGGCTACAACTACGCCTATTCGCGGGCCATCATCCTGCGCCAGTCCGAGACCAACTCCCGCCATCTGGCCCAGGAGACGGCCAGCCGCATCGACTCGGTCCTGCTCTCGGTCCAGAAGGTGGCCAACAACATCGCCTACGCCCTGGAGGACACCTCCCTGAGCAAGGACGACGTGCTCAAGCTCAACAAGCGCGTCATTGCCAACAACCCGGAAATATACGGCATGGCCATCGCCTTCGAGCCCTACGCCCAGGAGCCGGAGAAGCTCTATTTCGCCCCCTACCATTTCCGGTCCGGCGGGCGCATCGCCTTCACCATGCTCGGCAATCCGGACTACCGCTATTTCTACATGGATTGGTACCAGATACCCAAGGAGCTTGAGCAGCCCATCTGGACAGAACCTTACAACGACCAGGGCGGGGGGGGCGTGGTCATGGCCACCTATGCCGTGCCCTTCTTCCGCCACGAGAACGGCAAAAAGGTCTTTGCGGGCGTGGTCACGGCGGACATCTCGCTGGAATGGCTCCAGGACATGCTCGACGACATCCACATCTTTGACACGGGCTACGCCTTCCTGCTCTCACGCCAAGGCACCTTCATCGCCCACCCCAACCGCAAGCTGATCATGAACCAGACCATATTCTCGCTGGCCGAGGAGATGGAAGCCCCGGCCTTCAGGCAGATCGGGCGCGAGATGACCGCGGGCGGCAACGCCTTTGTCCAGATAGACGAGTCCGTCTTCGGCACCGAGCGGTATCTCTTCCACGCCGGCCTGGAATACGGCGGCTGGTCGCTGGGCATCCTCTTCCCCAAATCCGAGATGCTGGCCGATGTCCACCGCCTCTCCAACGTCATGACCCTGATCGGCCTTGCCGGGTTCGTCCTCCTGGCCCTGGTCATCACCGCCATCGCCCGGCGCATCACCAAGCCGCTGACCGAACTCTCCGAATCCGCCCTGCAGATCGCGTCCGGCAACCTGGACCTGATGCTGCCCGAGGTGGACTCCAACGACGAGGTGGGCGATCTGGCCAGCTCGTTCAAGATCATGAAAACCTCGCTCAAGGAGTACATCGCCAATCTGACCAACACCACGGCGGCCAAGGAGCGCATCGAGTCCGAGCTGCGCATCGCAAGAGAGATACAGATGGGCATCCTGCCCAAGCTCTTCCCGGCCTTTCCGGATCGCACCGAGTTCGAGGTCTTCGCCTCCATCGAACCAGCCAAGGAGGTGGGCGGCGATCTCTACGACTTCTTCTTCGTGGACGACACCCACTTCTGCTTTCTGGTGGGCGATGTGTCGGGCAAGGGCGTACCCGCCGCCTTCTTCATGGCCGTGACCAAGACGCTGCTCAAGGTGGTGGCCGAAAAAGGGCTTGACCCCGGCCAAATTCTGAGCAAGGTCAACGCCGACCTGGCCTCGGAAAACGAGTCGTGCATGTTCGTGACCCTGTTCCTGGCCATCATTGATATAGAGACCGGCGAGACCCGCTACGCCAACGCGGGCCACAACCCGCCCATCCTCCTGCCCTGTGGCGGCGAGCCGCAATGGGTTCCGCCCTTTGGCGAGCCGGTGGCCGGCATCATGGACGGCATGGAATACTCGACAAAGACCATGACCATGGAGCCGGGCGACATCCTGTTCATCTACACCGACGGCGTGACCGAGGCCATGGATCCGGAGCAGACCCTCTACTCCGAGGACCGGCTCATGCGTACCGTGGCCGAGATTCCGGACCGGCTCGCCCCGGCCCTGGTCAAGACCGTCAACGACTCAGTGCTCCGGTTCGCACGCGGGGCCGAACAATCGGACGACATCACCATGCTCGCCATGCAATATTGTGGCAAGTGCAAAAAATAA
- a CDS encoding STAS domain-containing protein has protein sequence MDFKNKKDGDKLVVSVSGRLDAITAQEFDAQCREWLATGDVNVIADLSGLEYISSAGLRSILSAAKQLKGAKGSLTFCNLSGMVEEVFVVSGFAAMFTLHPTLEDALAS, from the coding sequence ATGGATTTCAAGAACAAAAAAGACGGGGACAAGCTCGTGGTTTCGGTCAGCGGCCGCCTGGACGCCATCACGGCCCAGGAGTTCGACGCCCAGTGCCGGGAATGGCTCGCTACGGGCGATGTCAACGTCATCGCTGACCTTTCGGGCCTCGAATACATCAGCTCCGCCGGGTTGCGCAGCATCCTTTCGGCGGCCAAGCAGCTCAAGGGTGCCAAGGGCAGCCTGACCTTCTGCAACCTTTCGGGCATGGTGGAGGAAGTGTTCGTGGTCTCGGGATTCGCCGCCATGTTCACCCTGCATCCGACCCTGGAAGACGCACTGGCCAGTTGA
- a CDS encoding ATP-binding protein, whose protein sequence is MPVFDATPDLSSLPLVREFVLSEAAQAGVALAATPRIDLVLEEALVNVAHHAYGGKEGRFEVECAVSDATFCCLIRDWGTPFNPLTAPRPDISASVEERAVGGLGILFVTTMSDACSYARTGDANELTVCFSLGL, encoded by the coding sequence ATGCCCGTCTTCGACGCCACCCCCGACCTTTCGAGCCTGCCCCTGGTTCGCGAATTCGTCCTCTCAGAGGCCGCGCAGGCCGGGGTCGCCCTGGCCGCAACGCCCAGGATCGACCTCGTGCTTGAAGAAGCCCTGGTCAACGTGGCCCATCATGCCTACGGCGGCAAGGAGGGCCGGTTCGAGGTCGAGTGCGCGGTGAGCGACGCCACGTTCTGCTGCCTGATCCGGGACTGGGGCACACCCTTCAACCCTCTGACCGCGCCCAGACCCGACATCTCGGCCAGCGTGGAGGAGCGCGCCGTGGGCGGACTGGGCATCCTCTTTGTCACCACCATGTCCGACGCCTGCTCCTATGCCCGTACCGGCGACGCCAACGAGCTCACGGTCTGCTTCTCTCTCGGCCTCTGA
- a CDS encoding phage regulatory CII family protein, producing the protein MTKKVQDMVLEGRIPAKLVCKTIKKPYSTLLRELNPFDAHAKLGAETMFEIVKATHNVSVLEFMARELGYTLMPLEPMAEPKVTRKGTDTPARHPEATM; encoded by the coding sequence TTGACCAAAAAAGTTCAGGACATGGTGCTTGAGGGGCGCATCCCGGCAAAACTGGTATGCAAGACGATCAAGAAGCCGTATTCGACGCTGCTTCGTGAGCTCAATCCTTTCGACGCCCATGCCAAGCTGGGTGCAGAGACCATGTTCGAGATCGTCAAGGCCACGCACAATGTCTCGGTGCTCGAATTCATGGCCAGGGAGCTGGGCTACACCCTGATGCCCCTTGAGCCCATGGCCGAGCCCAAGGTGACGAGAAAGGGCACGGATACGCCAGCGCGGCACCCAGAAGCCACCATGTAG
- a CDS encoding class II fructose-bisphosphate aldolase: MSQDTFKKALSVGRPPNVVQNFPNSEALIVSGKVIDRAMLKKGGAMTIAANGRNIFIIEGALRAAQRANAAIIIEIARSEATYCPTTLWNIARRVDYLCNMLGITVPVAVHADHYFMKKWDDVAVAKAEIPSLFDAGITSIALDASHMTDDLNLLANIEVSPTIPSWSGYETEIGEIKGAFGLSTPVEAKYLCQGLNAHGLCPDWIALNNGTTHGIEASGTGIQVELTAEIHKALTPYGTSGAQHGTSGNDSQRLKEIAARTNTTKANVATALQMISWGVRVNDFGNAIMTEDGLFDKIKGEGVDDALWAEMVAYAVDKKLSGGDYKKLNLPFERRWQGQDARVRQRMAGAVEDFVHHLLVDVFNAADTAPIACELIVKAGSHDLGPKAEAFEDVAEWTVEKIKAQAAAIGTDKGPKGNFDD; the protein is encoded by the coding sequence ATGTCCCAGGATACGTTCAAAAAAGCACTCTCGGTTGGTCGGCCGCCGAACGTGGTTCAGAATTTTCCCAATTCCGAAGCGCTCATCGTCAGCGGCAAGGTGATCGACCGGGCCATGCTCAAAAAGGGCGGGGCCATGACCATCGCCGCCAACGGGCGCAACATCTTCATCATCGAGGGCGCGCTCCGCGCCGCCCAACGGGCCAACGCGGCCATCATCATCGAGATCGCCCGCAGCGAGGCCACCTATTGCCCGACCACCCTGTGGAACATCGCCCGGCGCGTGGACTACCTGTGCAACATGCTCGGCATCACCGTGCCGGTGGCCGTGCACGCGGACCATTACTTCATGAAGAAATGGGATGACGTGGCCGTGGCCAAGGCAGAGATCCCGTCGCTGTTCGACGCGGGCATCACCTCCATCGCGCTCGACGCCTCGCACATGACCGACGACCTGAACCTGCTCGCCAATATCGAGGTCTCCCCGACCATCCCGTCGTGGTCCGGCTACGAGACCGAGATCGGCGAGATCAAGGGCGCCTTTGGCCTGTCCACCCCCGTGGAGGCCAAATACCTCTGCCAGGGGCTCAACGCCCACGGCCTGTGCCCGGACTGGATCGCGCTCAACAACGGCACCACCCACGGCATCGAGGCCTCGGGCACCGGCATCCAGGTGGAGCTGACCGCCGAGATTCACAAGGCTCTGACCCCCTACGGCACCTCGGGCGCGCAGCACGGCACCTCGGGCAACGACTCCCAGCGGCTCAAGGAGATCGCGGCCAGGACCAACACCACCAAGGCCAACGTGGCCACGGCCCTGCAGATGATCTCCTGGGGCGTGCGCGTCAACGATTTCGGCAACGCCATCATGACCGAGGATGGCCTGTTCGACAAAATCAAGGGCGAAGGCGTGGATGACGCCCTGTGGGCCGAAATGGTGGCCTACGCCGTCGACAAGAAGCTCAGCGGCGGCGACTACAAGAAGCTCAACCTGCCCTTTGAGCGCCGCTGGCAGGGCCAGGACGCGCGCGTGCGCCAGCGCATGGCCGGGGCCGTGGAAGACTTCGTCCACCACCTGCTGGTGGATGTCTTCAACGCCGCAGACACCGCGCCCATCGCCTGCGAGCTCATCGTCAAGGCCGGCTCCCACGATCTCGGCCCCAAGGCGGAAGCCTTCGAGGACGTTGCCGAGTGGACTGTGGAGAAGATCAAGGCCCAGGCCGCAGCCATCGGCACCGACAAAGGCCCCAAGGGCAATTTCGACGACTAA